In Jatrophihabitans endophyticus, one DNA window encodes the following:
- a CDS encoding iron ABC transporter permease — MTLTAPPPETAPVTPRRVTRPLRLTGLYGIALVLILVLSAVHLTQGTSGVGAGDLLKLVVGGGGDEPAAVLVGSRVPRLVAALFVGLALGLSGALLQSIARNSLASPDTLAVNSGAYLAVVGAAVLGLSLPVLPAASVAFLGGLAAAAVVLGLSSGGGGSPTRLVLAGSAIALALDSLAFLLLILFEQQTVGLYAFSEGTFVQADTESVQQMAPFVLLAGLGALALSSRLDLLALGDDTAASLGLGVRRTRTVAVVLSVLLCAAAVAVAGPVAFVGFAAPVLARVLARAVGASARHLAIIPLSGLVGMIVVLAADVSLRAALGAQSGVTIPAGVVTTVFGAIVLVQVARTYRDAVPVRQRGRGGPPHPPGRVRFLLVTGVLAAAVIASGLVGMLVGDTTVLLGDVANWVRGATGPGLTFVLDTRVPRVLCALLAGAALAVAGTGVQAVCRNPLAEPGLLGITGGAGIGAVWLLVVRPDANIWLLVLVGSIGALLSFAAVLALSWRGGLASDRLVLIGFAFSSGAAAVITFIIVLKAPYQTNLALTWLAGTTYGRTFGSAVPVAIALVVVVAVLVWRRRELDLLAVDDDLPRTLGVGLERTRLLVLTACALLSAAAVSAIGVVGFVGLVAPHMARALVGSRNARVVPVALLIGALLVSVADAVGRTVIAPSQIPVGITTALIGVPYFVYLLWRSRA; from the coding sequence TTGACGCTCACCGCCCCACCCCCGGAGACGGCCCCGGTCACGCCGCGTCGCGTGACCCGGCCGCTGCGGCTCACCGGCCTGTACGGGATCGCGCTCGTTTTGATCCTGGTGCTGTCGGCCGTGCACCTGACGCAGGGGACGTCGGGGGTGGGCGCGGGTGACCTGCTGAAGCTGGTCGTCGGCGGGGGCGGCGACGAACCCGCCGCCGTGCTCGTCGGCTCCCGCGTGCCGCGCTTGGTCGCGGCACTGTTCGTCGGGCTCGCGCTCGGTCTGTCCGGCGCGCTGCTGCAGTCGATCGCGCGGAACTCGCTGGCCTCGCCCGACACCCTCGCCGTCAACTCCGGGGCCTACCTGGCCGTGGTCGGCGCGGCGGTGCTGGGGCTCTCGCTGCCGGTGCTGCCGGCCGCCTCGGTCGCCTTTCTCGGCGGTCTCGCCGCGGCCGCGGTCGTGCTCGGGCTGTCGTCCGGCGGGGGCGGCTCCCCGACGCGGCTGGTGCTCGCGGGGTCGGCCATCGCGCTCGCGCTGGACTCGCTCGCGTTCCTGCTGCTGATCCTGTTCGAGCAGCAGACGGTCGGCCTCTACGCCTTCAGCGAGGGCACCTTCGTGCAGGCCGACACCGAGTCGGTGCAGCAGATGGCGCCGTTCGTGCTGCTCGCCGGGCTCGGTGCGTTGGCGCTGTCGTCCCGGCTTGACCTGCTCGCGCTCGGCGACGACACCGCGGCGTCGCTCGGGCTCGGCGTGCGCCGCACCCGCACCGTCGCCGTCGTGCTGTCGGTGCTGCTGTGCGCCGCGGCGGTCGCGGTCGCCGGCCCCGTCGCGTTCGTCGGCTTTGCCGCCCCGGTGCTCGCGCGGGTGCTCGCGCGCGCGGTGGGTGCGTCGGCGCGGCACCTGGCGATCATCCCGCTGTCCGGGCTGGTGGGCATGATCGTCGTGCTGGCGGCGGACGTCTCGCTGCGCGCCGCGCTCGGCGCGCAGAGCGGTGTCACGATCCCGGCGGGCGTCGTCACGACGGTGTTCGGGGCGATCGTGCTGGTGCAGGTGGCGCGGACGTACCGCGACGCCGTGCCGGTGCGTCAGCGCGGTCGCGGCGGCCCGCCCCACCCGCCCGGGCGCGTCCGCTTCCTGCTCGTCACCGGCGTACTCGCCGCCGCGGTGATCGCGTCCGGTCTCGTCGGGATGCTCGTCGGCGACACCACGGTGCTGCTGGGCGACGTCGCCAACTGGGTGCGCGGCGCCACCGGCCCCGGCCTCACCTTCGTCCTCGACACCCGCGTGCCGCGGGTCCTCTGCGCGCTGCTGGCCGGGGCGGCGCTCGCCGTCGCCGGTACCGGCGTGCAGGCGGTCTGTCGCAACCCCTTGGCCGAGCCGGGGCTGCTCGGCATCACCGGCGGGGCCGGCATCGGCGCGGTGTGGCTGCTGGTGGTGCGCCCCGACGCCAACATCTGGCTGCTCGTGCTGGTGGGCTCGATCGGGGCGCTGCTGTCCTTCGCCGCCGTGCTGGCGCTGTCGTGGCGCGGTGGCCTCGCCTCGGACCGGCTGGTGCTGATCGGCTTCGCGTTCTCCTCGGGTGCGGCGGCCGTCATCACCTTCATCATCGTGTTGAAGGCGCCGTACCAGACCAACCTGGCGCTGACCTGGCTGGCCGGCACCACCTACGGCCGCACCTTCGGCTCCGCCGTGCCCGTGGCGATCGCGCTCGTCGTGGTCGTCGCCGTCCTGGTGTGGCGGCGCCGCGAGCTCGATCTGCTGGCCGTGGACGACGACCTGCCCCGCACGCTCGGGGTCGGCCTGGAGCGCACCCGGCTGCTCGTCCTCACGGCGTGCGCGCTGCTCAGCGCCGCCGCGGTGAGCGCCATCGGCGTCGTCGGCTTCGTCGGCCTCGTCGCCCCCCACATGGCGCGGGCGCTCGTCGGCAGTCGCAACGCCCGGGTCGTCCCGGTCGCCCTGCTCATCGGCGCGCTGCTG